Proteins from a genomic interval of Streptomyces fodineus:
- a CDS encoding family 2 encapsulin nanocompartment cargo protein polyprenyl transferase — MAEFMTETEQRSAAVPHPGMAGGRRGRTGDAVADPNEEPPERHPDGRLEGQEAVALLERTRALVDPELRAALESLPGSMRRIALYHFGWQHADGSPATGNAGKAIRPALVLAAASALGGAAARTAAVRAAVAVELVHNFTLLHDDVMDRDTSRRHRPTVWSVFGDADAILAGDALQALALRLLAEDPHPAAGPAAVRLADCVVELCAGQHADTDLERRAPEEVGLDEVLAMAEAKTGALLGCACALGALYAGVGQEEVAALDGFGRQAGLAFQLIDDVIGIWGDPRHTGKPAGADLAARKKSLPVVAALSSGTQAAAELAELYAKPYISGDDEGIARTALAVDRAGGRDWAQAEAADRMAHAVQELSRAVPAPETAGGLLALAEFVTRRTS, encoded by the coding sequence ATGGCCGAGTTCATGACGGAGACCGAACAGCGTTCTGCCGCCGTGCCGCACCCCGGCATGGCGGGGGGACGCCGGGGGAGGACCGGCGACGCCGTTGCCGATCCGAACGAGGAACCACCCGAACGGCATCCCGACGGGCGTCTCGAGGGACAGGAGGCGGTGGCGCTGCTGGAGCGCACCCGGGCCCTGGTCGACCCGGAGCTGCGCGCGGCCCTGGAGTCGCTGCCCGGCTCCATGCGCCGGATCGCGCTCTACCACTTCGGCTGGCAGCACGCGGACGGCAGCCCGGCGACGGGCAACGCCGGCAAGGCGATACGGCCCGCGCTCGTCCTGGCGGCGGCCTCCGCCCTCGGCGGAGCGGCGGCCCGTACGGCGGCGGTCCGGGCGGCGGTGGCGGTCGAACTGGTCCACAACTTCACGCTGTTGCACGACGACGTGATGGACCGGGACACCTCCCGCCGGCACCGGCCCACCGTCTGGAGCGTGTTCGGCGACGCCGACGCGATCCTCGCCGGTGACGCCCTGCAGGCCCTGGCCCTGCGGCTGCTCGCCGAGGACCCGCACCCCGCCGCCGGTCCGGCCGCGGTCCGGCTCGCGGACTGTGTCGTGGAACTGTGCGCCGGCCAGCACGCCGACACGGACCTGGAGCGCCGCGCCCCGGAGGAGGTCGGCCTCGACGAGGTGCTCGCCATGGCCGAGGCGAAGACCGGCGCGCTGCTGGGCTGCGCCTGCGCCCTCGGCGCGCTGTACGCGGGCGTCGGCCAGGAGGAGGTGGCGGCGCTGGACGGCTTCGGCCGCCAGGCCGGGCTCGCCTTCCAGCTGATCGACGACGTCATCGGCATATGGGGCGATCCACGGCACACCGGGAAGCCGGCCGGCGCGGATCTCGCGGCCCGCAAGAAGTCGCTGCCCGTGGTGGCGGCCCTGTCCTCGGGTACGCAGGCGGCGGCCGAACTCGCCGAGCTGTACGCCAAGCCGTACATCTCCGGTGACGACGAGGGCATCGCGCGTACGGCACTGGCCGTGGATAGAGCCGGCGGCCGGGACTGGGCGCAGGCCGAGGCGGCCGACCGGATGGCCCACGCCGTGCAGGAGCTGTCCCGCGCGGTCCCCGCCCCCGAGACGGCGGGCGGACTGCTGGCGCTCGCCGAGTTCGTGACCCGGCGCACCAGCTGA
- a CDS encoding family 2B encapsulin nanocompartment shell protein, translated as MSVGEEVRTDQGKPQQSLGTAAARNLATTTKSVPQMQEISSRWLLRTLPWVDVHGGTYRVNRRLAYTVGDGRITFVKTGDQVEVIPAELGELPALRSYEDEEVLTELARRCRQRDFAPGEVIADFGNHTGEVYLLAHGRVEKIGTGPYGDDAVLGVLADGAYFGDQALLDPDAIWEYTVRADTATTVLILSRQDFEQVAERSDSLRTHLEQLRSTPEQRTNKYGEKEVELAAGHSGEPDIPHTFVDYEPRPREYELSIAQTVLRIHTRVADLYNQPMNQTEQQLRLTVEALKERQEHELINNRDFGLLHNCEYDQRIQPHDGVPSPDDMDELLSRRRSTKLFLAHPRAIAAFGRELNKRGLVPETVEIGGNRIPTWRGVPIYPCNKIPVSPERTTSIIAMRTGEQDQGVVGLRQSGIPDEIEPSLSVRFMGINEQAIIKYLVTAYYSAAVLVPDALGVLENVEIGRWR; from the coding sequence ATGTCGGTAGGCGAAGAGGTCCGCACGGATCAGGGCAAGCCGCAGCAGTCCCTCGGGACGGCGGCCGCGCGGAACCTGGCCACCACGACCAAGTCCGTTCCGCAGATGCAGGAGATCAGCTCCCGCTGGCTGCTGCGCACACTCCCGTGGGTCGACGTACACGGCGGTACATACCGCGTCAACAGGCGGCTGGCGTACACCGTCGGCGACGGCCGCATCACCTTCGTCAAGACCGGGGACCAGGTCGAGGTCATCCCGGCCGAACTCGGCGAGCTGCCCGCCCTGCGCTCGTACGAGGACGAGGAGGTGCTGACGGAGCTGGCCCGCCGCTGCCGTCAGCGCGACTTCGCGCCCGGCGAGGTGATCGCCGACTTCGGCAACCACACGGGCGAGGTCTACCTGCTGGCGCACGGCAGGGTCGAGAAGATCGGCACCGGCCCCTACGGCGACGACGCCGTCCTCGGAGTCCTCGCCGACGGCGCCTACTTCGGCGACCAGGCGCTGCTGGACCCGGACGCCATCTGGGAGTACACCGTCCGCGCGGACACCGCGACCACCGTGCTGATCCTCAGTCGCCAGGACTTCGAGCAGGTCGCCGAGCGCTCGGACAGCCTGCGCACACACCTCGAGCAGCTGCGCTCGACGCCGGAGCAGCGGACCAACAAGTACGGCGAGAAGGAGGTCGAGCTGGCGGCCGGTCACTCCGGCGAGCCCGATATCCCGCACACCTTCGTGGACTACGAGCCCCGGCCCCGCGAGTACGAGCTGAGCATCGCCCAGACCGTGCTGCGCATCCACACGCGCGTGGCCGATCTGTACAACCAGCCGATGAACCAGACCGAGCAGCAGCTCAGGCTCACGGTCGAGGCGCTCAAGGAGCGCCAGGAGCACGAGCTGATCAACAACCGCGACTTCGGCCTGCTCCACAACTGCGAGTACGACCAGCGCATCCAGCCGCACGACGGCGTGCCCAGCCCGGACGACATGGACGAACTGCTCAGCCGCCGGCGCAGCACCAAGCTCTTCCTGGCCCACCCACGCGCGATCGCCGCGTTCGGGCGCGAGCTGAACAAACGCGGACTGGTCCCGGAGACCGTCGAGATCGGCGGCAACCGCATCCCGACCTGGCGCGGAGTGCCGATCTACCCGTGCAACAAGATCCCGGTCAGCCCGGAGCGCACCACCTCGATCATCGCGATGCGTACCGGCGAGCAGGACCAGGGCGTCGTCGGTCTCAGGCAGTCGGGCATCCCGGACGAGATCGAGCCGAGCCTGTCCGTGAGGTTCATGGGCATCAACGAACAGGCCATCATCAAGTACCTGGTGACGGCCTACTACTCGGCCGCCGTCCTGGTGCCCGACGCGCTCGGCGTGCTGGAGAACGTCGAGATCGGCCGGTGGAGGTGA
- a CDS encoding 1-aminocyclopropane-1-carboxylate deaminase/D-cysteine desulfhydrase: protein MTSPTTLTPRLPSPLQEVGDERFDRYGLRLLLKRDDLIHPDLIGNKWRKLVPNTEAANGRPLVTFGGAYSNHLRATAAAGRLLGLPTTGVVRGQELAGRPLNPSLARCAADGMRLHFVDRSTYRRKTEPETLAAILRTAGAEEAYVVPEGGSNSAAVRGCRALGEELRGHADVVAIACGTGGTLAGLAAGLTAGQRALGVPVLKGGFLEGDVQALQERAFGARTGSWSLDERFHFGGYARTTPELHAFAKDFEDRHGLPVERVYVAKLLYGLVTLAAEGAFTRGTAIAAVVTGRPFPEG, encoded by the coding sequence GTGACCAGCCCGACCACCCTCACCCCCCGACTTCCCTCACCGCTCCAAGAGGTCGGGGACGAGCGGTTCGACAGGTACGGACTGCGGCTGCTGCTCAAGCGCGACGACCTGATCCACCCCGACCTCATCGGCAACAAGTGGCGCAAGCTGGTGCCGAACACCGAGGCGGCGAACGGCCGGCCGCTGGTCACCTTCGGCGGGGCCTACTCCAACCACCTGCGCGCCACCGCCGCCGCGGGCCGCCTCCTCGGGCTGCCGACCACCGGCGTGGTCCGCGGCCAGGAGCTGGCCGGTCGGCCGCTCAACCCCTCCCTGGCCCGGTGCGCGGCGGACGGCATGCGGCTGCACTTCGTCGACAGGTCGACGTACCGGCGCAAGACCGAACCGGAGACCCTGGCCGCGATCCTGCGCACGGCGGGCGCCGAGGAGGCGTACGTCGTGCCGGAGGGCGGCAGCAACAGCGCGGCCGTACGCGGCTGCCGCGCCCTCGGCGAGGAACTGCGCGGGCACGCCGACGTCGTCGCGATCGCCTGCGGCACCGGTGGCACGCTCGCGGGACTGGCCGCGGGGCTGACGGCCGGGCAGCGGGCGCTCGGCGTGCCGGTGCTCAAGGGCGGCTTCCTGGAAGGCGACGTACAAGCACTGCAGGAACGTGCCTTCGGTGCCCGTACCGGCTCCTGGTCCCTCGACGAGCGCTTCCACTTCGGCGGTTACGCCCGTACGACACCCGAACTGCACGCGTTCGCCAAGGACTTCGAGGACCGCCACGGACTGCCCGTCGAGCGTGTCTATGTCGCCAAGTTGCTCTACGGACTTGTCACCCTCGCGGCAGAGGGCGCCTTCACGCGCGGCACGGCGATCGCGGCCGTCGTCACCGGGCGGCCGTTCCCGGAGGGCTAG
- a CDS encoding Na+/H+ antiporter — MDVMPLLLLVAGSAGIAGVARRTPVPAPLLLVAVGLVISYVPGIPHYTLDPQIVLPLVLPPLLYKEGTESSYLDLRAQMRPVGLLSIGYVLFATFAVGWVAYLVVPGLPLTAALVLGAVVAPTDAVAAAAIARRVGLPSRITTILQGESLFNDATAITAYKVALAAAVGAGATWAGGIGEFLRAAVGGVVVGLVLMVPIHWLRTHLKEALLQNTLSLLIPFVAYGVAEQFHGSGVLAVVVVAVYLGHRAWEVDFATRLQEDAVWRMVAFLLESAVFALIGLQLPTVLKGLGAYQGADAAWYAIAVFLVVVVARFVWVYPSAFLPRLLFARIREREENPTWRAGVVTSWAAMRGVVSLAIAFSIPLTVHGGAPFPQRNLILFLTFTTVIGTLVVQGLTLAPLIRLMRFPGRDPQAETLAEANAQAQASRAAERHLDDLLSDERNELPPPLADRLRTVLERRRNAVWERLGQTNPVTGESVDDTYRRLSREMISAEREVFVRLRDHRYIDDEMLRSLLRRLDLEEAAAYREEG, encoded by the coding sequence ATGGACGTGATGCCGCTGCTGTTGCTGGTCGCGGGCAGTGCGGGGATCGCGGGGGTCGCCCGGCGCACTCCGGTGCCGGCGCCGCTGCTGCTGGTCGCCGTAGGCCTCGTGATCTCGTACGTCCCCGGGATCCCGCACTACACCCTGGACCCACAGATCGTGCTGCCGCTGGTGCTGCCGCCGCTTCTGTACAAGGAGGGCACGGAGAGCTCGTACCTCGATCTGCGTGCCCAGATGCGGCCCGTGGGACTGCTGTCGATCGGGTACGTGCTCTTCGCGACCTTCGCCGTCGGCTGGGTCGCCTATCTCGTCGTCCCCGGGCTGCCGCTGACCGCCGCGCTGGTGCTGGGCGCCGTGGTGGCGCCGACGGACGCGGTCGCGGCCGCGGCGATCGCACGCCGGGTCGGCCTGCCGTCCCGGATCACCACCATCCTCCAGGGCGAGTCCCTGTTCAACGACGCCACCGCGATCACCGCCTACAAGGTCGCCCTCGCCGCGGCCGTCGGTGCGGGCGCCACCTGGGCGGGCGGCATCGGCGAGTTCCTGCGGGCCGCCGTCGGCGGGGTCGTCGTCGGACTGGTGCTCATGGTGCCGATCCACTGGCTGCGCACCCACCTGAAGGAGGCCCTGCTCCAGAACACCCTCTCGCTGCTGATCCCGTTCGTCGCCTACGGCGTCGCCGAGCAGTTCCACGGCTCCGGCGTCCTCGCGGTCGTCGTGGTCGCGGTCTATCTCGGGCACCGCGCGTGGGAGGTCGACTTCGCCACCCGGCTCCAGGAGGACGCGGTCTGGCGGATGGTCGCCTTCCTGCTCGAATCGGCGGTGTTCGCGCTGATCGGCCTGCAACTGCCGACCGTCCTGAAGGGGCTGGGCGCGTACCAGGGGGCCGACGCGGCCTGGTACGCGATCGCGGTCTTCCTGGTGGTCGTCGTGGCCCGCTTCGTCTGGGTCTACCCGTCGGCCTTCCTGCCCCGCCTGCTCTTCGCCCGCATCCGCGAGCGCGAGGAGAACCCCACCTGGCGGGCGGGCGTCGTGACGTCCTGGGCCGCCATGCGGGGTGTGGTGTCCCTGGCCATCGCGTTCTCGATCCCGCTCACGGTCCACGGCGGCGCCCCCTTCCCGCAGCGGAACCTGATCCTCTTCCTGACCTTCACCACCGTCATCGGCACCCTCGTGGTGCAGGGCCTGACGCTCGCGCCGCTGATCCGCCTGATGCGGTTCCCCGGCCGCGACCCGCAGGCCGAGACGCTCGCCGAGGCCAACGCCCAGGCACAGGCCTCCCGGGCCGCCGAGCGCCACCTCGACGACCTCCTGTCCGACGAGCGCAACGAACTGCCCCCGCCGCTCGCCGACCGCCTGCGCACGGTCCTGGAGCGCCGCCGCAACGCCGTCTGGGAGCGCCTCGGCCAGACCAACCCGGTCACCGGCGAGTCCGTGGACGACACCTACCGCCGGCTGTCCCGCGAGATGATCAGCGCCGAGCGCGAGGTCTTCGTCAGGCTCCGCGACCACCGCTACATCGACGACGAGATGCTGCGCTCGCTGCTCAGACGCCTGGACCTGGAGGAGGCGGCGGCCTACCGGGAGGAGGGCTAG
- a CDS encoding UBP-type zinc finger domain-containing protein: MKQCTHADALPHPEPEPLNPTCPECLHDGTHPVQLRLCLTCGHVGCCDSSPGRHATQHHEMSGHPVMRTFEPGEDWRWCFVDHVLV; encoded by the coding sequence ATGAAACAGTGCACGCACGCCGACGCGCTGCCGCACCCGGAACCGGAACCGCTGAACCCGACGTGTCCGGAGTGCCTGCACGACGGCACGCACCCGGTGCAGCTGCGGCTGTGTCTCACCTGCGGCCACGTCGGCTGCTGCGACTCCTCGCCGGGCAGACACGCCACGCAGCACCACGAGATGTCCGGCCACCCCGTCATGCGGACCTTCGAGCCGGGCGAGGACTGGCGGTGGTGCTTCGTTGACCACGTGCTCGTCTGA
- a CDS encoding anti-sigma regulatory factor produces the protein MSQIAGEPAANQDFVEVRLPAAGAYLSVLRTATAGLAARLDFTLDEIEDLRIAVDEACAILLQQAVPGSVLSCVFRLVDDSLEVTVSAPTTDGHAPSRDTFAWTVLSALAGKVSSAVDEDKTVSISLYKQRGAGPGPA, from the coding sequence GTGTCCCAGATCGCAGGCGAGCCCGCGGCGAATCAGGACTTCGTGGAAGTCCGGCTGCCGGCCGCGGGTGCCTACCTGTCGGTGCTGCGGACGGCCACGGCCGGTCTCGCGGCCCGCTTGGACTTCACCCTGGACGAGATCGAGGACCTGCGCATCGCCGTGGACGAGGCCTGCGCGATCCTGCTCCAACAGGCTGTGCCCGGCTCCGTGCTCAGCTGTGTCTTCCGGCTCGTCGACGACTCGCTGGAGGTCACGGTCTCGGCGCCGACCACAGACGGTCACGCCCCCTCGCGCGACACCTTCGCCTGGACCGTGCTCTCGGCCCTCGCGGGCAAGGTCTCGTCCGCGGTCGACGAGGACAAGACCGTGTCGATCAGCCTCTACAAACAGCGCGGCGCGGGCCCCGGCCCGGCGTGA
- a CDS encoding RNA polymerase sigma factor SigF, producing the protein MRDEERGTRELPAGDGGAPWPSAGDISGEAPRDASRLTADGIDGIPEQARPHPEDDSARAGADGAVQVVPPEDPGGAGSAGGAGARARGRATGGTMSEHERYAEDDAPGKETVQATQHGPQDRSGARAMFLELRALNAGSPEYAELRNQLVRMHLPLVEHLARRFRNRGEPLDDLTQVATIGLIKSVDRFDPERGVEFSTYATPTVVGEIKRHFRDKGWAVRVPRRLQELRLALTTATAELSQLHGRSPTVHELAEKLAISEEEVLEGLESANAYSTLSLDVPDTDDESPAVADTLGAEDEALEGVEYRESLKPLLEDLPPREKRILLLRFFGNMTQSQIAQEVGISQMHVSRLLARTLAQLREKLLVEE; encoded by the coding sequence GTGCGGGACGAAGAGCGCGGCACGCGAGAGCTGCCGGCCGGGGACGGGGGTGCCCCCTGGCCGAGCGCGGGCGACATCTCCGGGGAGGCCCCCAGGGACGCATCCCGGCTCACGGCGGACGGCATCGACGGCATCCCCGAGCAGGCCAGGCCGCACCCGGAGGACGACTCCGCGCGCGCCGGGGCCGACGGTGCCGTGCAGGTCGTACCGCCGGAGGACCCCGGTGGCGCCGGGTCCGCCGGCGGCGCGGGAGCCAGGGCTCGGGGAAGGGCTACGGGCGGGACGATGAGCGAGCACGAGCGGTACGCGGAGGACGACGCTCCGGGCAAGGAGACCGTGCAGGCCACACAGCACGGCCCCCAGGACCGCAGCGGGGCGCGGGCGATGTTCCTGGAGCTGCGCGCGCTCAACGCGGGCAGCCCGGAGTACGCGGAGCTGCGCAACCAGCTCGTCCGTATGCACCTGCCGCTCGTGGAGCACCTGGCGCGCCGGTTCCGCAACCGCGGCGAGCCGCTGGACGACCTCACCCAGGTCGCCACGATCGGCCTGATCAAGTCCGTCGACCGGTTCGACCCGGAGCGCGGCGTGGAGTTCTCCACGTACGCCACCCCGACCGTCGTCGGCGAGATCAAGCGGCACTTCCGCGACAAGGGCTGGGCGGTGCGGGTGCCGCGCCGGCTGCAGGAGCTGCGGCTCGCGCTGACCACGGCGACCGCCGAGCTGTCCCAGCTGCACGGCCGCTCCCCCACGGTCCACGAGCTGGCCGAGAAGCTCGCGATCTCCGAGGAGGAGGTCCTGGAGGGCCTGGAGTCCGCCAACGCGTACTCCACGCTGTCCCTGGACGTCCCCGACACCGACGACGAGTCCCCGGCGGTCGCCGACACCCTCGGCGCGGAGGACGAGGCGCTGGAGGGCGTGGAGTACCGGGAATCGCTCAAGCCCCTGCTGGAGGATCTCCCTCCGCGCGAGAAGCGCATCCTGCTGCTGCGTTTCTTCGGGAACATGACGCAGTCGCAGATCGCGCAGGAGGTCGGCATCTCCCAGATGCACGTCTCCCGGCTGCTGGCCCGCACACTGGCCCAGCTGCGGGAGAAGCTGCTCGTCGAGGAGTGA
- a CDS encoding diacylglycerol/lipid kinase family protein → MRALLVVNPAATTTSARRRDVLIHALASEMKLEAVTTEYRGHARDLGRQAADSDDIDMIVALGGDGTVNEVVNGLLHAGPDLDRLPGLAVVPGGSTNVFARALGLPNDPVEATGALLDALRESRERVVGLGLASGVPGTEDEAVPDRWFTFNAGLGFDAGVVGRVEQQRERGKKSTHALYVRQVIRQFLGEQNRRRGSITLERPGEDPIGDLVVAIVSNTSPWTYLGNRPMYTSPKASFDTGVDVLGLSRLSTAAVARYGTQLLNSSPERGPHGRHVVSLHDLDQFTLHSKAPLPLQMDGDHLGLRTSVTFTGVRRALRVIV, encoded by the coding sequence ATGCGTGCACTTCTCGTGGTCAACCCGGCGGCAACCACCACCAGCGCACGCAGGCGCGACGTCCTGATCCACGCGCTCGCGAGCGAGATGAAGCTGGAGGCGGTCACCACCGAGTACCGTGGCCACGCGCGCGACCTCGGCCGCCAGGCGGCGGACAGCGACGACATCGACATGATCGTGGCGCTCGGCGGCGACGGCACCGTCAACGAGGTCGTCAACGGCCTCCTGCACGCCGGCCCCGACCTGGACCGTCTGCCCGGGCTCGCCGTCGTACCCGGCGGCTCCACCAACGTCTTCGCCCGCGCCCTCGGCCTGCCCAACGACCCGGTGGAGGCCACCGGCGCCCTGCTGGACGCGCTGCGTGAGAGCCGGGAGCGGGTCGTCGGCCTCGGGCTGGCCTCGGGCGTGCCCGGCACCGAGGACGAGGCGGTCCCGGACCGCTGGTTCACCTTCAACGCGGGACTCGGCTTCGACGCGGGTGTCGTCGGCCGGGTCGAGCAGCAGCGCGAGCGCGGTAAGAAGTCGACGCACGCGCTCTACGTCCGTCAGGTGATCCGGCAGTTCCTCGGCGAGCAGAACCGTCGGCGCGGCTCGATCACGCTGGAGCGGCCCGGCGAGGACCCGATCGGTGATCTTGTGGTCGCCATAGTCTCGAACACGTCCCCTTGGACCTATCTCGGCAATCGCCCCATGTACACGTCGCCTAAGGCCTCGTTCGATACCGGCGTCGACGTGCTCGGTCTCAGCCGCCTGTCGACGGCCGCGGTTGCCCGGTATGGCACCCAGTTGCTCAATTCGTCCCCCGAGCGCGGACCTCATGGTCGACATGTCGTCTCGCTGCACGATCTGGACCAGTTCACCTTGCATTCGAAGGCACCTCTCCCCCTGCAGATGGACGGTGACCACCTGGGACTGCGTACGAGCGTGACGTTCACAGGCGTACGCCGTGCACTGCGTGTGATTGTGTGA
- a CDS encoding WhiB family transcriptional regulator, which produces MDWRHNAVCREEDPELFFPIGNTGPALLQIEEAKAVCRRCPVIEQCLQWALESGQDSGVWGGLSEDERRAMKRRAARNRARQASA; this is translated from the coding sequence ATGGACTGGCGTCACAACGCCGTTTGCCGCGAGGAAGACCCCGAGCTCTTCTTCCCCATCGGCAACACCGGTCCTGCGCTGCTGCAGATCGAGGAAGCCAAGGCCGTCTGCCGTCGCTGCCCGGTGATCGAGCAGTGTCTGCAGTGGGCGCTCGAGTCCGGTCAGGACTCCGGCGTCTGGGGTGGTCTCAGCGAGGACGAGCGTCGCGCCATGAAGCGCCGCGCCGCCCGCAACCGGGCCCGTCAGGCCTCCGCCTGA
- a CDS encoding sensor histidine kinase encodes MNELVRQHTALDDSDLEWLHLLVSEWQLLSDLSFADLVLWVPTRDGTRYVSVAQMRPNTGPTSYQDDMVGHLVPRGRRPMLDAALDEGRIVREGDPEWREEVPVRVESIPVRREGRVLGVIARNTNLLTVRTPSRLELTYLQSASDLAQMIAAGSFPFPDQQVDMDASPRVGDGLIRLDADGVVQYASPNALSAYHRLGLAADLVGHHLGQTTAELAPTRGAVDEALAKVASGWAPREFEIEANDGVIQFRTIPLKPKGTRIGSLVLCRDVTELRRRERELITKDATIREIHHRVKNNLQTVAALLRLQARRIDSERGREALEEAVRRVGSIAIVHETLSQNLDERVEFDDIADRVLAMVAEISPGKVTGRRSGRFGILDAEVATPLSMVLTEVLQNALEHGFREGDTGTVEVSAVRGGTTKEARLLVTVQDDGVGLPENFDPHRSGNLGLQIVRTLVEGELGGSFDMVPAPGRGTRVILDIPVRAQK; translated from the coding sequence ATGAACGAACTGGTCCGCCAGCACACCGCCCTCGACGACTCCGATCTCGAGTGGCTCCACCTGCTGGTCTCGGAGTGGCAGCTGCTCTCCGACCTCTCCTTCGCCGACCTGGTCCTGTGGGTTCCCACCCGGGACGGCACCCGGTACGTCTCGGTGGCCCAGATGCGCCCCAACACCGGCCCCACCTCCTACCAGGACGACATGGTCGGCCATCTCGTCCCGCGCGGCCGCCGGCCCATGCTGGACGCGGCGCTGGACGAGGGCCGGATCGTGCGCGAGGGCGACCCGGAGTGGCGTGAAGAGGTCCCCGTACGGGTCGAGTCCATCCCCGTACGGCGTGAGGGCCGCGTCCTCGGCGTGATCGCCCGCAACACCAACCTGCTGACCGTCCGCACCCCGAGCCGGCTGGAGCTGACCTATCTGCAGAGCGCCTCGGACCTGGCGCAGATGATCGCTGCAGGATCGTTCCCCTTCCCCGATCAGCAGGTCGACATGGACGCCTCGCCGCGTGTCGGCGACGGCCTGATCCGGCTGGACGCCGACGGCGTCGTCCAGTACGCCTCCCCGAACGCCCTGTCCGCCTACCACCGCCTCGGCCTCGCCGCCGACCTGGTCGGCCACCACCTCGGGCAGACCACCGCCGAACTCGCGCCGACCCGGGGCGCGGTGGACGAGGCACTGGCCAAGGTGGCCAGCGGCTGGGCCCCGCGCGAATTCGAGATCGAGGCCAACGACGGCGTCATCCAGTTCCGGACGATCCCGCTCAAGCCCAAGGGCACCCGGATCGGTTCGCTGGTGCTGTGCCGGGACGTCACCGAACTGCGGCGCCGCGAACGCGAGTTGATCACCAAGGACGCGACCATCCGGGAGATCCACCACCGGGTGAAGAACAACCTCCAGACGGTCGCCGCGCTGCTGCGGCTGCAGGCCCGGCGTATCGACTCCGAGCGCGGCCGGGAGGCGCTGGAGGAGGCCGTCCGCCGGGTCGGCTCGATCGCGATCGTGCATGAGACGCTGTCTCAGAACCTGGATGAGCGGGTGGAGTTCGACGACATCGCCGACCGGGTGCTGGCCATGGTCGCCGAGATCTCCCCCGGCAAGGTGACCGGCCGGCGCAGCGGGCGGTTCGGGATCCTCGACGCCGAGGTGGCCACCCCGCTGTCGATGGTCCTCACCGAGGTCCTGCAGAACGCGCTGGAGCACGGCTTCCGCGAGGGCGACACCGGCACGGTCGAGGTCTCCGCGGTCCGTGGCGGTACGACGAAGGAGGCCCGCCTCCTCGTCACCGTCCAGGACGACGGGGTCGGCCTGCCCGAGAACTTCGACCCGCACCGCTCGGGCAACCTCGGCCTGCAGATCGTACGCACCCTGGTGGAGGGTGAGCTCGGCGGTTCCTTCGACATGGTCCCGGCACCGGGGCGGGGGACCCGGGTGATCCTCGACATTCCGGTGCGGGCGCAGAAGTAA